From the genome of Neodiprion pinetum isolate iyNeoPine1 chromosome 3, iyNeoPine1.2, whole genome shotgun sequence, one region includes:
- the Sf3b1 gene encoding splicing factor 3B subunit 1 isoform X2 yields the protein MREQFLKGEESELRKKLVEKAKDGTLKANGEPKPAPKKRGRWDQTEDTPVAKKPAGTAATPTSWDNADVTPAAIRWDETPGHGKGGETPGATPGVSTRMWEATPGHATPGAVTPGRETPSHDKAASSRRNRWDETPKTERETPGHNSGWAETPRTDRVAGDLIQETPTPSASKRRSRWDETPSNQTPGSMTPQTPATPLTTPHQSSILTPSGVTPTGPKAMGLATPTPGHLMSMTPEQLQAYRWEREIDERNRPLSDDELDAMFPPGYKVLQPPAGYIPIRTPARKLTATPTPIAGTPQGFFIQQEDKSAKFVDNQPKGNLPFMKPEDAQYFDKLLVDVDEESLSPEEQKERKIMKLLLKIKNGTPPMRKAALRQITDKAREFGAGPLFNQILPLLMSPTLEDQERHLLVKVIDRILYKLDDLVRPYVHKILVVIEPLLIDEDYYARVEGREIISNLAKAAGLATMISTMRPDIDNIDEYVRNTTARAFAVVASALGIPSLLPFLKAVCRSKKSWQARHTGIKIVQQIAILMGCAILPHLKSLVEIIEHGLVDEQQKVRTITALAIAALAEAATPYGIESFDSVLKPLWKGIRTHRGKGLAAFLKAIGYLIPLMDAEYANYYTREVMLILIREFQSPDEEMKKIVLKVVKQCCGTDGVEAQYIKDEILPHFFKHFWNHRMALDRRNYRQLVDTTVEIANKVGASEIINRVVDDLKDENEQYRKMVMETIEKIMGNLGAADVDSRLEEQLIDGILYAFQEQTTEDVVMLNGFGTIVNTLGKRVKAYLPQICGTILWRLNNKSAKVRQQAADLISRIAVVMKTCQEEKLMGHLGVVLYEYLGEEYPEVLGSILGALKAIVNVIGMTKMTPPIKDLLPRLTPILKNRHEKVQENCIDLVGRIADRGPEYVSAREWMRICFELLELLKAHKKAIRRATVNTFGYIAKAIGPHDVLATLLNNLKVQERQNRVCTTVAIAIVAETCSPFTVLPALMNEYRVPELNVQNGVLKSLSFLFEYIGEMGKDYIYAVSPLLEDALMDRDLVHRQTACAAIKHMALGVYGFGCEDALIHLLNHVWPNVFETSPHLVQAFMDAVDGLRVALGPIKILQYTLQGLFHPARKVRDVYWKIYNSLYIGGQDALVAGYPRILNDPKNQYIRYELDYVL from the exons ATGCGCGAGCAGTTTCTTAAAGGGGAAGAATCTGag ttgagaaaaaaattagtggaGAAAGCTAAAGATGGCACTTTGAAGGCCAATGGAGAGCCGAAGCCTGCACCGAAAAAACGAGGTCGTTGGGATCAGACAGAGGACACGCCTGTTGCAAAAAAACCGGCCGGTACAGCAGCTACTCCTACATCCTGGGATAATGCTGAT GTTACACCAGCTGCTATAAGATGGGATGAAACTCCTGGCCATGGCAAAGGTGGTGAAACTCCAGGAGCCACTCCTGGGGTTAGTACAAGAATGTGGGAGGCTACTCCAGGTCATGCTACACCAGGTGCAGTGACTCCAGGGCGTGAAACACCATCGCATGACAAAGCCGCATCCAGCCGCAGAAATCGTTGGGATGAAACCCCGAAAACTGAAAGAG AAACTCCTGGTCATAATAGCGGTTGGGCGGAAACTCCAAGAACCGATAGAGTTGCCGGTGATTTAATACAAGAAACACCTACACCGTCAGCCAGCAAACGACGCAGTCGTTGGGATGAAACACCCTCTAATCAAACACCTGGATCTATGACTCCACAAACACCTGCCACACCGCTGACAACACCTCATCAAAGTTCTATCTTAACACCCAGCGGCGTAACACCTACGGGACCCAAAGCAATGGGACTAGCAACACCGACACCCGGGCACTTGATGTCTATGACGCCCGAGCAATTGCAGGCTTATCGTTGGGAGCGTGAAATTGACGAACGTAATCGACCTCTGTCGGACGATGAACTTGATGCCATGTTTCCCCCGGGTTACAAAGTGCTGCAGCCACCTGCAG GGTATATTCCAATTCGTACTCCAGCAAGAAAGTTGACCGCAACTCCGACGCCGATAGCAGGCACGCCGCAAGGATTTTTCATACAGCAAGAAGATAAGAGTGCCAAGTTCGTTGACAATCAACCCAAAGGCAACCTTCCATTCATGAAACCAGAGGACGCTCAATACTTCGACAAGCTTTTAGTTGATGTTGATGAGGAATCTCTCAGTCCTGAGGAacagaaagaaaggaagataATGAAACTCCTTCTCAAAATAAAGAATGGTACTCCGCCAATGCGAAAGGCAGCGCTCAGACAAATTACAGACAAAGCCCGGGAGTTTGGAGCAGGTCctcttttcaatcaaattctACCGCTTCTCATGTCACCCACATTAGAGGATCAAGAGCGACATCTACTTGTTAAAGTTATCGATCGCATTCTGTACAAATTAGACGATTTGGTCAGACCGTACGTGCACAAA ATCCTTGTTGTAATTGAACCCTTGCTGATTGATGAAGACTACTATGCTCGAGTAGAGGGTCgagaaattatttctaatcTGGCAAAGGCCGCTGGATTGGCTACAATGATTTCCACAATGCGACCTGACATCGACAACATTGATGAATATGTGAGAAACACGACAGCTAGAGCATTTGCTGTCGTTGCCTCTGCCCTTGGAATTCCATCTTTACTACCTTTCTTGAAAGCTGTGTGTCGCAGTAAAAAATCATGGCAAGCTCGCCACACCGGTATTAAAATTGTGCAGCAAATTGCAATTCTTATGGGATGTGCTATCTTACCGCATCTGAAGAGCTTGGTAGAAATTATTGAGCATG GTCTCGTAGATGAACAACAAAAAGTTCGAACCATCACAGCGTTGGCCATAGCTGCATTGGCTGAAGCAGCTACTCCCTACGGTATTGAGAGTTTCGATTCCGTCTTGAAGCCCTTGTGGAAGGGTATTCGTACTCACAGAGGAAAAGGATTGGCAGCGTTTTTGAAAGCAATTGGTTATCTGATTCCGCTTATGGACGCAGAATATGCAAACTATTATACTCGTGAAGTAATGCTGATTTTGATCAGAGAGTTTCAATCTCCTGAcgaggagatgaaaaaaattgtcctgAAA GTTGTTAAACAATGTTGCGGTACAGATGGTGTCGAAGCTCAGTATATAAAGGATGAGATACTTCCACACTTCTTCAAACACTTTTGGAATCATCGTATGGCTTTAGATCGCAGAAATTACAGACAG TTGGTAGATACCACAGTCGAAATAGCAAATAAGGTTGGTGCATCTGAGATAATAAACAGAGTCGTCGACGATctgaaagatgaaaatgagCAGTACAGAAAAATGGTCAtggaaacaattgaaaaaataatgggCAATTTGGGAGCTGCCGACGTCGATTCTCGATTAGAAGAGCAACTAATTGATGGCATTCTTTATGCATTCCAAGAACAGACCACTGag GACGTCGTAATGCTCAATGGATTCGGAACTATAGTCAATACGCTCGGTAAAAGAGTAAAAGCTTACTTGCCACAGATTTGTGGTACGATTCTTTGGCGTCTCAATAATAAGTCCGCTAAAGTACGTCAGCAAGCCGCGGATCTCATTTCACGAATTGCTGTTGTAATGAAGACATGTCAAGAG GAAAAACTGATGGGTCACTTGGGTGTCGTGTTGTACGAATATCTGGGGGAAGAGTATCCTGAAGTATTGGGAAGTATTTTAGGTGCCTTGAAAGCTATTGTGAACGTTATAGGCATGACAAAAATGACGCCGCCTATCAAAGACCTGTTGCCACGTCTCACGCCAATTCTGAAAAATAGGCACGAAAAG GTACAAGAAAATTGTATCGATTTGGTAGGAAGAATCGCAGACAGGGGACCTGAGTATGTTTCCGCACGAGAGTGGATGCGAATCTGTTTCGAATTACTGGAATTACTCAAAGCGCATAAGAAAGCAATTAGAAGAGCTACGGTCAACACCTTTGGATACATCGCGAAGGCTATTGG GCCTCACGACGTTTTGGCAACGTTACTCAATAATCTCAAAGTTCAAGAACGACAAAATCGCGTTTGCACAACAGTCGCCATTGCTATAGTTGCGGAAACTTGTAGTCCTTTCACAGTTTTGCCAGCATTGATGAACGAGTACAGAGTTCCCGAGCTTAATGTTCAAAACGGTGTATTAAAATCGCTTTcctttttatttgaatatattgGAGAAATGGGCAAAGATTACATATATGCCGTTAGTCCATTACTGGAGGATGCCCTTATGGACAG GGACCTGGTACACAGACAGACTGCTTGTGCTGCAATCAAGCACATGGCTTTAGGAGTTTACGGCTTTGGCTGTGAAGATGCTCTGATCCATCTCCTGAATCACGTTTGGCCTAATGTTTTTGAAACCTCTCCCCATTTGGTTCAGGCTTTCATGGATGCTGTAGATGGTCTTCGCGTCGCATTGGGCCcgataaaaattcttcagtATACATTACAA GGGCTATTTCACCCAGCTAGAAAAGTTCGAGACGTctattggaaaatatataattcTCTTTATATTGGCGGACAGGATGCGCTTGTGGCCGGGTATCCACGGATTTTAAATGACCCGAAGAACCAATATATTAGGTACGAATTAGACTATGTTTTATAA
- the Sf3b1 gene encoding splicing factor 3B subunit 1 isoform X1 produces the protein MDSIPRTHEDIEAQIREIQSKKEIQNKELTEKEQVGLGKTGFYDQDIYDGSNNKYDGYVTSIAANDEVEDEDYEPSTFSQSKRPGYNAPAALLNDVAQSEKDYDPFADRRRPTIADREDEYRQKRRRMIISPERVDPFAEGGKTPDVGSRTYTEIMREQFLKGEESELRKKLVEKAKDGTLKANGEPKPAPKKRGRWDQTEDTPVAKKPAGTAATPTSWDNADVTPAAIRWDETPGHGKGGETPGATPGVSTRMWEATPGHATPGAVTPGRETPSHDKAASSRRNRWDETPKTERETPGHNSGWAETPRTDRVAGDLIQETPTPSASKRRSRWDETPSNQTPGSMTPQTPATPLTTPHQSSILTPSGVTPTGPKAMGLATPTPGHLMSMTPEQLQAYRWEREIDERNRPLSDDELDAMFPPGYKVLQPPAGYIPIRTPARKLTATPTPIAGTPQGFFIQQEDKSAKFVDNQPKGNLPFMKPEDAQYFDKLLVDVDEESLSPEEQKERKIMKLLLKIKNGTPPMRKAALRQITDKAREFGAGPLFNQILPLLMSPTLEDQERHLLVKVIDRILYKLDDLVRPYVHKILVVIEPLLIDEDYYARVEGREIISNLAKAAGLATMISTMRPDIDNIDEYVRNTTARAFAVVASALGIPSLLPFLKAVCRSKKSWQARHTGIKIVQQIAILMGCAILPHLKSLVEIIEHGLVDEQQKVRTITALAIAALAEAATPYGIESFDSVLKPLWKGIRTHRGKGLAAFLKAIGYLIPLMDAEYANYYTREVMLILIREFQSPDEEMKKIVLKVVKQCCGTDGVEAQYIKDEILPHFFKHFWNHRMALDRRNYRQLVDTTVEIANKVGASEIINRVVDDLKDENEQYRKMVMETIEKIMGNLGAADVDSRLEEQLIDGILYAFQEQTTEDVVMLNGFGTIVNTLGKRVKAYLPQICGTILWRLNNKSAKVRQQAADLISRIAVVMKTCQEEKLMGHLGVVLYEYLGEEYPEVLGSILGALKAIVNVIGMTKMTPPIKDLLPRLTPILKNRHEKVQENCIDLVGRIADRGPEYVSAREWMRICFELLELLKAHKKAIRRATVNTFGYIAKAIGPHDVLATLLNNLKVQERQNRVCTTVAIAIVAETCSPFTVLPALMNEYRVPELNVQNGVLKSLSFLFEYIGEMGKDYIYAVSPLLEDALMDRDLVHRQTACAAIKHMALGVYGFGCEDALIHLLNHVWPNVFETSPHLVQAFMDAVDGLRVALGPIKILQYTLQGLFHPARKVRDVYWKIYNSLYIGGQDALVAGYPRILNDPKNQYIRYELDYVL, from the exons AGTGAAAAGGACTATGATCCGTTTGCTGATAGACGACGGCCGACAATTGCGGATAGAGAAGATGAGTACAGGCAAAAGCGACGACGGATGATCATCTCACCAGAACGTGTCGATCCATTCGCTGAAG GCGGTAAGACTCCAGATGTCGGCTCAAGGACTTACACAGAGATCATGCGCGAGCAGTTTCTTAAAGGGGAAGAATCTGag ttgagaaaaaaattagtggaGAAAGCTAAAGATGGCACTTTGAAGGCCAATGGAGAGCCGAAGCCTGCACCGAAAAAACGAGGTCGTTGGGATCAGACAGAGGACACGCCTGTTGCAAAAAAACCGGCCGGTACAGCAGCTACTCCTACATCCTGGGATAATGCTGAT GTTACACCAGCTGCTATAAGATGGGATGAAACTCCTGGCCATGGCAAAGGTGGTGAAACTCCAGGAGCCACTCCTGGGGTTAGTACAAGAATGTGGGAGGCTACTCCAGGTCATGCTACACCAGGTGCAGTGACTCCAGGGCGTGAAACACCATCGCATGACAAAGCCGCATCCAGCCGCAGAAATCGTTGGGATGAAACCCCGAAAACTGAAAGAG AAACTCCTGGTCATAATAGCGGTTGGGCGGAAACTCCAAGAACCGATAGAGTTGCCGGTGATTTAATACAAGAAACACCTACACCGTCAGCCAGCAAACGACGCAGTCGTTGGGATGAAACACCCTCTAATCAAACACCTGGATCTATGACTCCACAAACACCTGCCACACCGCTGACAACACCTCATCAAAGTTCTATCTTAACACCCAGCGGCGTAACACCTACGGGACCCAAAGCAATGGGACTAGCAACACCGACACCCGGGCACTTGATGTCTATGACGCCCGAGCAATTGCAGGCTTATCGTTGGGAGCGTGAAATTGACGAACGTAATCGACCTCTGTCGGACGATGAACTTGATGCCATGTTTCCCCCGGGTTACAAAGTGCTGCAGCCACCTGCAG GGTATATTCCAATTCGTACTCCAGCAAGAAAGTTGACCGCAACTCCGACGCCGATAGCAGGCACGCCGCAAGGATTTTTCATACAGCAAGAAGATAAGAGTGCCAAGTTCGTTGACAATCAACCCAAAGGCAACCTTCCATTCATGAAACCAGAGGACGCTCAATACTTCGACAAGCTTTTAGTTGATGTTGATGAGGAATCTCTCAGTCCTGAGGAacagaaagaaaggaagataATGAAACTCCTTCTCAAAATAAAGAATGGTACTCCGCCAATGCGAAAGGCAGCGCTCAGACAAATTACAGACAAAGCCCGGGAGTTTGGAGCAGGTCctcttttcaatcaaattctACCGCTTCTCATGTCACCCACATTAGAGGATCAAGAGCGACATCTACTTGTTAAAGTTATCGATCGCATTCTGTACAAATTAGACGATTTGGTCAGACCGTACGTGCACAAA ATCCTTGTTGTAATTGAACCCTTGCTGATTGATGAAGACTACTATGCTCGAGTAGAGGGTCgagaaattatttctaatcTGGCAAAGGCCGCTGGATTGGCTACAATGATTTCCACAATGCGACCTGACATCGACAACATTGATGAATATGTGAGAAACACGACAGCTAGAGCATTTGCTGTCGTTGCCTCTGCCCTTGGAATTCCATCTTTACTACCTTTCTTGAAAGCTGTGTGTCGCAGTAAAAAATCATGGCAAGCTCGCCACACCGGTATTAAAATTGTGCAGCAAATTGCAATTCTTATGGGATGTGCTATCTTACCGCATCTGAAGAGCTTGGTAGAAATTATTGAGCATG GTCTCGTAGATGAACAACAAAAAGTTCGAACCATCACAGCGTTGGCCATAGCTGCATTGGCTGAAGCAGCTACTCCCTACGGTATTGAGAGTTTCGATTCCGTCTTGAAGCCCTTGTGGAAGGGTATTCGTACTCACAGAGGAAAAGGATTGGCAGCGTTTTTGAAAGCAATTGGTTATCTGATTCCGCTTATGGACGCAGAATATGCAAACTATTATACTCGTGAAGTAATGCTGATTTTGATCAGAGAGTTTCAATCTCCTGAcgaggagatgaaaaaaattgtcctgAAA GTTGTTAAACAATGTTGCGGTACAGATGGTGTCGAAGCTCAGTATATAAAGGATGAGATACTTCCACACTTCTTCAAACACTTTTGGAATCATCGTATGGCTTTAGATCGCAGAAATTACAGACAG TTGGTAGATACCACAGTCGAAATAGCAAATAAGGTTGGTGCATCTGAGATAATAAACAGAGTCGTCGACGATctgaaagatgaaaatgagCAGTACAGAAAAATGGTCAtggaaacaattgaaaaaataatgggCAATTTGGGAGCTGCCGACGTCGATTCTCGATTAGAAGAGCAACTAATTGATGGCATTCTTTATGCATTCCAAGAACAGACCACTGag GACGTCGTAATGCTCAATGGATTCGGAACTATAGTCAATACGCTCGGTAAAAGAGTAAAAGCTTACTTGCCACAGATTTGTGGTACGATTCTTTGGCGTCTCAATAATAAGTCCGCTAAAGTACGTCAGCAAGCCGCGGATCTCATTTCACGAATTGCTGTTGTAATGAAGACATGTCAAGAG GAAAAACTGATGGGTCACTTGGGTGTCGTGTTGTACGAATATCTGGGGGAAGAGTATCCTGAAGTATTGGGAAGTATTTTAGGTGCCTTGAAAGCTATTGTGAACGTTATAGGCATGACAAAAATGACGCCGCCTATCAAAGACCTGTTGCCACGTCTCACGCCAATTCTGAAAAATAGGCACGAAAAG GTACAAGAAAATTGTATCGATTTGGTAGGAAGAATCGCAGACAGGGGACCTGAGTATGTTTCCGCACGAGAGTGGATGCGAATCTGTTTCGAATTACTGGAATTACTCAAAGCGCATAAGAAAGCAATTAGAAGAGCTACGGTCAACACCTTTGGATACATCGCGAAGGCTATTGG GCCTCACGACGTTTTGGCAACGTTACTCAATAATCTCAAAGTTCAAGAACGACAAAATCGCGTTTGCACAACAGTCGCCATTGCTATAGTTGCGGAAACTTGTAGTCCTTTCACAGTTTTGCCAGCATTGATGAACGAGTACAGAGTTCCCGAGCTTAATGTTCAAAACGGTGTATTAAAATCGCTTTcctttttatttgaatatattgGAGAAATGGGCAAAGATTACATATATGCCGTTAGTCCATTACTGGAGGATGCCCTTATGGACAG GGACCTGGTACACAGACAGACTGCTTGTGCTGCAATCAAGCACATGGCTTTAGGAGTTTACGGCTTTGGCTGTGAAGATGCTCTGATCCATCTCCTGAATCACGTTTGGCCTAATGTTTTTGAAACCTCTCCCCATTTGGTTCAGGCTTTCATGGATGCTGTAGATGGTCTTCGCGTCGCATTGGGCCcgataaaaattcttcagtATACATTACAA GGGCTATTTCACCCAGCTAGAAAAGTTCGAGACGTctattggaaaatatataattcTCTTTATATTGGCGGACAGGATGCGCTTGTGGCCGGGTATCCACGGATTTTAAATGACCCGAAGAACCAATATATTAGGTACGAATTAGACTATGTTTTATAA